A genomic stretch from Erigeron canadensis isolate Cc75 chromosome 9, C_canadensis_v1, whole genome shotgun sequence includes:
- the LOC122583600 gene encoding universal stress protein A-like protein: protein METETSDDGNRRNTTVAPPPIPAEGRQKKRLTVMVAVDESDRSLYALKWTLENLFKVHVHVPGEENPEVEPDPEQGLITIVHVMEPFERYTFPAEPSMYTSASMVESVRKAQRENAAQLLSRAFEVCKGTKIKAETLILEGDPKEMLCQAVEQMHFDLLVVGSRGLGAIKRAFLGSISDFCAHHAKCPVLIVKPSNK, encoded by the exons ATGGAGACAGAGACAAGTGATGACGGAAACCGGCGGAACACGACTGTTGCGCCGCCGCCAATACCGGCGGAGGGGAGACAGAAGAAGAGGCTGACTGTGATGGTGGCAGTAGACGAGAGTGACAGGAGTTTATATGCCTTAAAATGGACCCTTGAAAACCTGTTTAAGGTGCATGTTCATGTACCCGGTGAAGAAAACCCGGAAGTGGAACCCGACCCGGAACAAGGGTTAATCACGATTGTTCATGTTATGGAACCTTTTGAGCGTTACACGTTCCCTGCTGAACCTT CAATGTATACTTCTGCTTCAATGGTGGAATCAGTGAGAAAAGCGCAACGGGAAAATGCTGCTCAACTTCTCTCACGTGCATTTGAAGTTTGCAAAGGGACAAAG ATAAAAGCGGAAACACTAATTTTGGAAGGGGATCCTAAAGAAATGCTTTGTCAGGCTGTGGAACAGATGCATTTTGATCTTCTGGTTGTAGGCAGTCGTGGGCTTGGTGCGATCAAAAG GGCTTTCTTAGGGAGTATAAGTGACTTTTGTGCACATCATGCAAAGTGCCCTGTCCTGATAGTGAAACCTTCCAACAAGTAG